The following proteins are encoded in a genomic region of Alistipes shahii WAL 8301:
- a CDS encoding RagB/SusD family nutrient uptake outer membrane protein, translating into MKKLIILFTACIALVSCHDILDRYPLEGPPSATFFSNEDELTLAINGAYESLYWLSNANVPYQMFLEGATDIVYVRGNYANMDVIRIGQATASTAVFQSVWDTFYNNISRCNNILDNMHRAKENVSETFYNRIEAEAKFLRAYNYFYLTSLYGDVPFVEHMLDWKNPLLPKTPVRKIIDAMYADLDSAFKSVPRICSDKQYNRITQGAVMGLKARMALVNNDMDVAAEAAWTVISSGVYSVYDSYEYLFLYDGMNSNEVILQMPFAEGVRTSQIPRHLGARSAPGYSAIVPTQVLVDMYQCVDGERIDRSKLYDPKKPFEKRDPRLAYSILYPGQWHAGIRFETHPDSIKTTKIVNGAYTRIANDEATHAYATFTGYLFRKYYDEQDLPAKVAKSSLNFMIMRYAEVLLTYAEAKIELGEIDDTVIEAINQVRRRKDVMMPPAKITMSVDELRSLVRYERTVELALEGHRLFDIHRWGIAEEVLSGYMLGKRKKANWYDPVIPSFSDAGKPVYPDERIFNSLGYATFDPDKNSLWFIPQNEIDRNPLLQEETEDDDDDW; encoded by the coding sequence ATGAAAAAACTGATCATATTGTTTACGGCATGCATAGCACTGGTTTCGTGTCACGATATTCTGGATCGCTATCCGCTCGAAGGCCCTCCCAGCGCAACCTTTTTTTCAAACGAGGATGAGCTTACGCTGGCCATTAACGGGGCTTATGAAAGTCTCTACTGGCTTTCGAATGCCAATGTTCCTTATCAGATGTTCCTCGAGGGAGCGACGGACATTGTCTATGTCCGCGGTAATTATGCCAATATGGATGTAATTCGCATCGGGCAGGCTACGGCTTCGACGGCCGTGTTCCAAAGCGTATGGGATACATTCTACAATAACATCTCGCGTTGCAATAACATTCTCGACAATATGCACCGGGCCAAGGAGAATGTCAGCGAGACTTTCTACAACCGCATCGAAGCTGAAGCCAAATTCCTGCGAGCATATAACTATTTCTACCTGACCAGTCTTTACGGCGATGTGCCTTTTGTCGAACACATGCTCGATTGGAAGAACCCGTTGTTGCCGAAAACCCCTGTTCGCAAGATCATCGATGCCATGTATGCGGATCTTGATTCCGCATTTAAATCCGTTCCCCGGATCTGCTCCGACAAACAGTACAATCGGATCACCCAAGGTGCGGTTATGGGGCTCAAGGCCCGCATGGCGCTTGTCAATAACGATATGGATGTTGCGGCGGAAGCTGCATGGACGGTGATTTCATCGGGAGTCTATTCCGTCTATGACAGTTATGAGTACCTTTTCCTGTACGACGGTATGAATTCGAATGAGGTGATTCTCCAGATGCCTTTTGCCGAAGGGGTCAGAACCAGTCAGATACCCCGCCATTTGGGTGCACGTTCAGCCCCGGGCTATTCGGCCATTGTCCCGACGCAGGTGCTGGTGGACATGTATCAGTGCGTCGACGGCGAACGCATCGATCGCTCTAAACTTTACGACCCCAAGAAGCCTTTCGAGAAGCGTGATCCCCGATTGGCGTATTCGATTCTTTATCCGGGACAGTGGCATGCAGGTATCAGATTCGAAACTCATCCCGACTCGATCAAAACCACGAAGATCGTCAACGGCGCCTATACCCGTATTGCCAATGACGAAGCGACACACGCCTATGCCACATTTACGGGGTATCTTTTCCGCAAATATTATGATGAACAGGACCTGCCCGCCAAGGTAGCCAAGAGTTCTCTCAATTTTATGATCATGCGTTATGCCGAGGTGTTGCTTACCTATGCCGAGGCGAAGATCGAATTGGGGGAGATCGATGATACGGTTATCGAGGCCATCAATCAGGTCCGTCGTCGTAAGGACGTAATGATGCCTCCTGCGAAGATCACAATGTCGGTCGATGAACTGCGTTCTCTGGTTCGTTATGAACGTACTGTCGAACTGGCGTTGGAGGGGCATCGTTTGTTCGATATCCATCGCTGGGGAATTGCGGAGGAAGTGCTCTCCGGCTATATGCTGGGAAAGCGCAAAAAGGCCAATTGGTACGATCCGGTCATTCCGTCGTTCAGTGATGCAGGGAAACCGGTTTATCCGGATGAACGCATTTTCAACTCCTTGGGTTACGCCACATTCGATCCCGATAAAAACAGCCTGTGGTTTATTCCGCAGAATGAGATCGACCGTAATCCGTTGCTTCAGGAAGAGACGGAAGATGACGATGACGATTGGTAG
- a CDS encoding SusC/RagA family TonB-linked outer membrane protein — MKQKLTYFRRTRTFVLSLLLLSCMAAQGQQQPSRMVKGLVKDARTGEPLAGVAVLVRGTTQGTTTGISGEYAVSVPSGSTELEFSFLGYVAKIQKIGTAHTLDVTMEEEATGLQEVVVVGYGVQKKANLTGSVSVMEGDDINRRQVMRASSALQGLSAGVSVVQKSGQPGSDGATIRVRGVGTINNSDALVLVDGVQGSLDALDSNDIESISVLKDAASAAIYGSRAANGVILVTTKNGGDEKLSVTVNSSVAWQRFTDLPEFVNGYTYMKAMNTAYENVKKTPLYSDSYLADYMRYKLVDPDRYPDTDWQDALYTGSGFMQHHHISVSGGKKVNTLASFGYQEQEGLIPGFSAERYNMRLNSRMNIRKNLQAKVLVEARRNNVVEPISAASIMSNVNRIAPIYTARLKDGRWGTGYNNGNPVAQANDGGSSDKTYDFLRATFQVAYQPFSGMDVEFNFSPKFSNNYTKNFNKSLKLYTPDSDEPVLNPAMSSLNQTDAKITENMLQVILRYNKEFRDHEIGILGGYEQIIYKTQNISLRREGFPLVDYPVMNAGSVTNWSNGGGASEWALLSYFARANYSYKSRYLLEANIRVDGSSRFARGHRFGVFPSVSLGWRISEENFMKSVDWVTNLKLRASWGQLGNQEIGTYPAYTTMSMGPTFIFGTTPTAADGAVQKSYANEGITWETSETIDVGLDVSLFRNKFNMVFDLYERKTKDILLKLPITGITGLTEPYQNAGVVRNRGWDLELSHRNQHRDFRYQISFNLSDVHNKVIDLKGAGPIISGFSLIEEGYPINSIYGYKALGLFRSDEEIAGAPRQTFGDIAPGDIRYANVSDRNNKNTVDRDDRTVIGNVIPRYTYGLNIAMQYKGFDLSMLIQGVGKVNAIYTGDAVWALYNAGKMQRWHMDYWTPQNPGASYPRLIADSSHNNFQNSSFWVYDASYVRLKNAQLGYTLPERLTRKIWIQKLRLYVSGDNLLTFDHMPKGWDPETRSGDAEIYPIASTYTFGVQITF; from the coding sequence ATGAAGCAGAAATTGACTTATTTCAGGCGCACCAGGACCTTTGTCTTGAGCCTGTTGCTGCTCTCCTGCATGGCCGCGCAAGGTCAGCAACAGCCGTCGCGTATGGTAAAGGGCCTTGTCAAAGATGCCCGGACCGGAGAGCCGCTTGCTGGAGTTGCCGTATTGGTCCGCGGCACGACACAGGGCACTACTACCGGAATTTCAGGAGAATATGCGGTCTCGGTCCCGTCCGGTTCTACCGAATTGGAATTTTCCTTTCTCGGCTATGTGGCCAAAATTCAGAAAATCGGTACGGCTCATACTCTCGATGTAACGATGGAGGAGGAGGCCACCGGTTTGCAGGAGGTCGTTGTCGTGGGATATGGCGTACAGAAAAAGGCGAACCTGACCGGTTCGGTATCCGTCATGGAAGGAGATGACATCAACCGACGACAGGTTATGCGGGCGAGTTCGGCTCTCCAGGGGCTTTCGGCGGGTGTGTCGGTTGTTCAGAAATCGGGACAGCCCGGTTCGGACGGCGCCACGATTCGTGTGCGTGGTGTCGGCACGATCAATAACTCGGATGCCTTGGTGCTTGTCGACGGGGTGCAGGGAAGCCTCGATGCGCTGGATTCGAACGACATCGAGTCGATTTCGGTTTTGAAAGATGCGGCGTCAGCCGCCATTTACGGCTCCCGAGCCGCCAATGGTGTCATTTTGGTTACGACTAAAAACGGCGGTGACGAGAAATTGAGCGTTACGGTGAATAGTTCGGTGGCTTGGCAGCGTTTTACGGATCTGCCGGAATTCGTCAACGGATATACCTATATGAAAGCGATGAATACGGCGTACGAAAATGTCAAGAAAACGCCGCTCTATTCCGACTCTTACCTGGCCGACTACATGCGCTATAAACTGGTCGATCCGGACCGTTATCCCGATACCGACTGGCAAGATGCCCTTTACACAGGTTCCGGGTTCATGCAGCATCACCATATCAGCGTAAGCGGCGGTAAAAAGGTCAACACGCTGGCTTCGTTCGGTTATCAGGAGCAGGAAGGTCTGATTCCGGGCTTCAGCGCCGAACGTTACAATATGCGGCTCAATTCGCGTATGAATATTCGTAAGAATTTGCAGGCTAAAGTTCTGGTTGAGGCACGTCGAAACAATGTCGTCGAGCCGATCAGCGCCGCCAGTATCATGAGCAATGTCAACCGCATTGCGCCGATTTATACGGCGCGTCTGAAAGATGGGCGCTGGGGAACGGGATACAACAATGGCAATCCCGTCGCACAGGCCAACGACGGCGGATCGAGCGATAAGACGTACGACTTTTTGCGGGCGACGTTCCAAGTGGCCTATCAACCGTTTTCGGGCATGGATGTCGAGTTCAACTTTTCGCCCAAATTTTCAAACAACTATACGAAGAATTTCAATAAAAGCCTCAAGCTCTATACGCCCGACAGCGATGAACCTGTCCTGAATCCCGCCATGTCGAGTCTTAATCAGACGGATGCGAAAATAACCGAAAACATGTTACAGGTGATTCTGCGGTACAATAAGGAGTTCAGAGACCATGAAATCGGGATTCTCGGCGGTTATGAACAAATCATCTATAAAACCCAGAATATTTCGTTGCGCCGCGAAGGCTTTCCGTTGGTCGATTATCCCGTTATGAATGCCGGTTCGGTAACAAACTGGAGCAATGGTGGTGGTGCGTCTGAATGGGCTTTGCTTTCCTATTTCGCACGTGCGAACTACTCCTATAAGTCGCGCTATCTGCTTGAAGCTAATATTCGTGTCGATGGGTCGTCCCGATTTGCCCGGGGACACCGCTTCGGAGTTTTCCCGTCGGTGTCGCTCGGATGGCGTATTTCCGAAGAGAATTTCATGAAATCTGTCGACTGGGTAACGAATCTCAAACTGCGCGCTTCGTGGGGCCAGCTGGGTAATCAGGAGATCGGTACCTATCCCGCCTATACTACGATGAGTATGGGCCCGACTTTCATTTTCGGTACTACGCCGACCGCTGCCGATGGTGCCGTACAGAAATCCTATGCCAACGAGGGTATTACGTGGGAGACCAGCGAAACGATTGATGTCGGACTCGACGTATCGCTGTTTCGCAATAAATTCAACATGGTATTCGATCTTTACGAACGGAAGACCAAGGACATCCTGCTGAAGCTTCCTATCACGGGCATTACGGGACTGACGGAACCTTATCAGAACGCAGGTGTTGTACGCAATCGCGGCTGGGACCTCGAATTGTCGCACCGCAATCAGCACCGGGATTTCCGGTATCAGATTTCGTTCAACCTGTCGGATGTTCATAATAAGGTAATCGATCTCAAGGGAGCGGGACCGATCATCAGCGGTTTTTCTCTGATTGAGGAGGGGTATCCGATCAATTCGATTTACGGTTATAAGGCGCTGGGGCTGTTTCGGAGCGATGAGGAGATCGCGGGTGCACCCCGCCAGACATTTGGCGATATCGCCCCGGGAGATATCCGCTATGCCAATGTGAGTGATAGAAACAACAAGAATACGGTGGACCGGGATGATCGGACGGTTATCGGCAATGTTATTCCCCGTTATACCTATGGTTTGAATATCGCCATGCAATATAAGGGTTTCGATTTGTCGATGCTTATTCAAGGCGTGGGCAAGGTCAATGCAATTTATACGGGTGATGCGGTCTGGGCGCTTTACAATGCCGGAAAAATGCAACGATGGCACATGGATTATTGGACGCCGCAGAACCCCGGAGCCTCGTATCCCCGGCTGATTGCCGATTCGTCCCATAATAACTTTCAGAATTCCAGTTTTTGGGTTTATGACGCCTCTTACGTGCGTCTGAAAAATGCACAGCTTGGCTATACGCTGCCCGAGCGGCTTACCCGTAAAATATGGATTCAGAAACTGCGACTTTATGTTTCGGGGGATAATCTGCTGACATTCGACCATATGCCCAAAGGCTGGGACCCTGAGACGCGCAGCGGTGATGCGGAAATCTATCCGATCGCAAGCACCTATACCTTCGGTGTTCAAATTACGTTCTAA
- a CDS encoding FAD-dependent oxidoreductase, producing MLSQPFSSSKREMHSRALSAEFVVIGGGFAGVCAAVTAARSGTKTILVQDRPVLGGNASSEVRLWILGATSHMGNNNRWSREGGLVDEILIENLYRNKEGNPVILDTILLEKVYQEPNITLLLNTAVWDIEKADPQTVSKVYAFCSQNSTFYEISGRLFCDASGDGILAYRAGAAFRMGAEEKRCYNEQFAPDKGEFGELLGHSIYFYSLDTGKPVKFVPPSYALKDITRIPRWRKISSSEHGCRFWWLEYGGRLDTIHDTEQIKWEIWSVVYGVWDYIKNSGNFPDAENLTLSWVGTIPGKRESRRFEGEYTLVQQDIIEQRHHPDAVAFGGWAIDLHPADGVYSSQNGCIQYHSKGIYEIPYRCYCSRDIRNLFLAGRCISASHVAHGSTRVMATSGFGAQAIGMAAALCLQKGVLPADLTRLEFMRLLQQRLNLAGQSIPGIRIDSAGNLAASARISASSELRLAEIPFDGGWMPLDYSAAQLLPLKAGVRYRFEIEVEACEATVLEAELRYAAKPFNYTPDMTAERVRIPVEMGTCKLSVVFTGTVPSDQYGFVTFLKNNALRIRSSKARYTGIVSVFNKFNEAVNNNGRQTPPAGSGIDAFEFWCPDRRPAGQNIAMRITPAIEAFSPSNVVNGFVRPTVTANAWCAAFGDKMPRLSFCWDVPQRIGRIRLFFDTDYDHALESVQMGHPERVIPFCVQGYRILDGHGNVVCECTDNHQTINDIRLKETLETDRLAIVVEHPSSEVAAALFQIHIEA from the coding sequence ATGCTTTCTCAACCCTTTTCATCTTCTAAACGTGAGATGCACTCCCGTGCCCTTTCGGCGGAGTTCGTCGTCATCGGAGGAGGTTTTGCCGGTGTATGCGCCGCAGTTACGGCAGCCCGCTCCGGGACTAAAACAATTCTTGTGCAGGACCGTCCGGTGCTTGGAGGCAACGCTTCGAGCGAAGTTCGCCTGTGGATACTCGGCGCCACGTCACACATGGGCAATAACAACCGCTGGTCGCGCGAGGGCGGCCTGGTGGATGAAATACTCATCGAGAACCTTTATCGCAACAAGGAAGGGAATCCGGTGATTCTCGATACGATTCTTCTTGAAAAGGTTTATCAGGAACCCAACATAACGCTGCTGCTGAACACGGCGGTTTGGGATATTGAGAAGGCCGATCCACAGACTGTTTCGAAGGTGTATGCCTTTTGCTCGCAAAATTCGACCTTCTATGAAATATCAGGCAGGCTTTTCTGCGATGCATCGGGCGATGGCATTCTTGCATACCGTGCCGGGGCTGCATTCCGTATGGGTGCTGAAGAAAAGCGGTGTTACAACGAGCAGTTCGCTCCCGACAAAGGTGAATTCGGGGAACTGCTGGGCCATTCGATCTATTTTTACAGCTTGGATACCGGCAAGCCCGTTAAATTTGTTCCTCCGTCCTATGCTTTAAAGGACATCACCCGCATTCCGCGTTGGCGGAAAATCAGCTCCTCCGAACACGGTTGTCGTTTTTGGTGGCTCGAATACGGGGGACGGCTCGATACGATACACGATACGGAACAGATCAAGTGGGAAATTTGGAGCGTCGTCTACGGTGTGTGGGATTATATCAAGAATTCGGGGAATTTTCCCGATGCGGAGAATCTTACCTTGTCTTGGGTCGGAACGATTCCGGGTAAGCGCGAAAGCCGCCGTTTTGAAGGTGAATATACGTTGGTTCAACAGGATATCATCGAACAGCGACATCACCCTGATGCGGTCGCCTTCGGAGGCTGGGCTATCGATCTGCATCCCGCAGACGGTGTTTACAGCAGCCAGAACGGATGTATTCAATACCATTCAAAAGGAATTTACGAAATTCCGTACCGCTGCTATTGCAGCCGGGATATTCGCAACCTTTTTTTGGCGGGCCGCTGCATTAGCGCGTCGCATGTCGCGCACGGGTCCACGCGTGTCATGGCGACATCGGGATTCGGGGCGCAGGCTATAGGCATGGCAGCTGCGTTGTGTCTGCAAAAGGGGGTGTTGCCGGCCGATTTAACCCGTCTCGAATTTATGCGGCTGCTGCAACAACGCTTGAATTTAGCGGGGCAGAGTATTCCGGGAATACGGATTGATTCGGCCGGGAATCTCGCCGCTTCGGCCCGTATTTCAGCCAGCAGTGAATTGCGCCTTGCGGAAATTCCGTTCGACGGAGGATGGATGCCGTTGGATTATTCGGCAGCCCAGTTGCTGCCACTGAAGGCAGGCGTTCGGTACAGGTTCGAAATAGAAGTGGAAGCCTGCGAAGCCACTGTTCTTGAAGCGGAACTCCGCTATGCCGCAAAACCTTTCAACTATACGCCGGATATGACGGCGGAACGGGTTCGGATTCCGGTTGAAATGGGAACATGCAAGTTGTCGGTCGTCTTTACCGGGACCGTTCCGTCCGACCAATATGGATTCGTGACTTTTTTGAAGAATAATGCATTGCGCATTCGTTCGAGCAAAGCCCGTTATACGGGTATCGTCTCCGTATTCAATAAATTCAACGAAGCGGTCAACAATAACGGGCGTCAGACGCCTCCCGCCGGCAGCGGCATCGATGCTTTCGAATTCTGGTGCCCCGACCGACGGCCGGCAGGACAGAATATCGCCATGCGAATTACGCCCGCAATCGAAGCTTTTTCACCGTCTAATGTCGTCAACGGGTTTGTACGTCCGACTGTAACGGCTAACGCCTGGTGCGCAGCTTTCGGGGATAAGATGCCTCGTCTTTCGTTTTGCTGGGATGTTCCGCAGCGGATCGGTCGCATCCGCCTTTTTTTCGATACGGACTACGATCACGCTCTGGAATCGGTGCAAATGGGGCATCCCGAGCGAGTCATTCCCTTTTGTGTACAAGGTTACAGGATTCTGGACGGTCACGGCAATGTCGTATGCGAATGTACAGACAACCACCAGACCATCAATGATATTCGTCTAAAGGAGACTTTGGAGACCGATCGGCTCGCCATCGTTGTCGAACATCCTTCATCGGAGGTTGCCGCAGCTTTGTTTCAAATACACATCGAAGCATAA
- a CDS encoding sodium:solute symporter family protein translates to MQLLDFITIAVFAAGVVIMGLSFSGKSRNMKSFFAAGGAVPWPMSGLSLFMGFFSAGTFVVWGSIAYTSGWVSVAIQWTMALAGFAVGLFIAPRWHKTGALTAAEYITHRLGTRTQKIYTYLFLFVSLFTTGAFLYPVAKIVEVSTGLPLNACILLLGCFCILYVTVGGLWAVMSTDVLQFVILTAAVLIVVPMSFARIEGVTEFIRSASDGFFQLTNEDYTLGFIIAFGIYNAIFLGGNWAYVQRYTSVASRSSSRNVGLLFGGLYVVSAVLWMLPPMIYRLIDPSLDSIGAEGAYLLMCREVLPVGLLGLMLGGMVFATASSLNATLNISSGVVTNDIFRRLRPASSDKLLIRVARISTVLFGLMAIGVALLIPKMGGIVNVVISVAALTGVPLYLPIIWSLFSRRQTGTSVITATLSSLGVNALFKFVMPSAGLTLNRAEEMILGVTFPAVILLSFECYYRLRKAEAAGYGEYEVWERKNETERQNETLTRSSDEDNAFSRKVIGIGIASTGALITLLGLIAPTGRLLVIGIGLLLILFGLKIRRHKAVNKK, encoded by the coding sequence ATGCAACTACTCGACTTCATTACCATCGCTGTCTTTGCGGCAGGCGTTGTAATCATGGGGCTTTCCTTTTCAGGGAAAAGCCGGAATATGAAATCGTTTTTCGCCGCAGGCGGTGCCGTGCCATGGCCGATGAGCGGACTCTCTCTCTTTATGGGGTTTTTCTCGGCCGGGACATTTGTCGTATGGGGATCGATCGCCTATACTTCCGGTTGGGTTTCCGTCGCTATCCAATGGACGATGGCGCTCGCAGGATTTGCTGTAGGTCTGTTCATTGCTCCGCGCTGGCATAAAACCGGGGCTCTCACGGCAGCCGAATACATTACTCACCGGCTCGGGACGCGTACGCAAAAAATTTATACTTATCTGTTTTTGTTCGTGTCGCTTTTTACGACCGGCGCTTTCCTCTATCCCGTTGCGAAAATCGTCGAAGTTTCGACCGGCCTGCCTCTCAATGCCTGTATCTTGCTGTTGGGGTGTTTTTGCATCTTGTATGTGACCGTCGGGGGATTATGGGCGGTCATGTCTACCGATGTATTGCAATTTGTCATTCTGACGGCTGCCGTACTAATCGTCGTACCGATGTCGTTTGCGCGGATTGAGGGCGTAACGGAATTTATCCGCTCGGCTTCCGACGGATTTTTTCAACTGACGAACGAAGATTATACACTCGGGTTCATTATTGCTTTCGGTATATATAACGCCATTTTTTTGGGTGGTAACTGGGCCTATGTGCAACGTTATACCAGCGTTGCCTCCCGCAGCAGTTCCCGGAACGTCGGGCTGTTGTTCGGCGGTTTATATGTCGTCAGTGCCGTATTGTGGATGCTGCCGCCGATGATATACCGCCTGATCGACCCCTCGCTCGATTCCATTGGAGCCGAAGGCGCTTACTTGCTTATGTGCCGCGAGGTTTTGCCTGTCGGACTGTTGGGCTTGATGCTCGGCGGTATGGTGTTCGCCACGGCCAGTTCGCTCAACGCCACGCTGAATATTTCATCGGGAGTGGTTACAAATGATATTTTCCGAAGGCTGCGGCCTGCGAGTTCGGATAAACTCCTGATCCGTGTCGCACGTATTTCTACTGTTTTGTTCGGCTTGATGGCGATTGGCGTTGCATTGCTGATTCCTAAAATGGGAGGTATCGTCAATGTTGTCATCAGTGTTGCGGCTCTCACGGGCGTTCCGCTTTATCTGCCGATCATCTGGTCGCTTTTTTCACGCCGTCAGACGGGAACGTCGGTGATCACGGCCACGCTGTCGAGCTTGGGAGTTAACGCCTTGTTCAAATTTGTGATGCCTTCGGCAGGTCTTACCCTCAATCGGGCGGAGGAGATGATATTGGGTGTGACGTTCCCGGCAGTGATCCTGTTGTCGTTCGAGTGTTACTATCGGTTGCGGAAAGCGGAGGCCGCCGGCTATGGGGAATATGAGGTTTGGGAACGAAAAAATGAGACGGAACGTCAGAATGAAACCCTGACCCGATCTTCGGACGAAGACAACGCGTTCAGCCGTAAGGTCATCGGAATTGGAATCGCTTCGACGGGGGCTCTCATAACATTGTTGGGTCTCATTGCTCCGACCGGACGTTTGCTTGTTATTGGAATCGGTCTGTTGCTCATATTGTTCGGATTGAAGATTCGGCGTCATAAAGCGGTAAACAAAAAATAA
- a CDS encoding LacI family DNA-binding transcriptional regulator, whose translation MPDFCYIYKQLTLFDSMLKHRATIKDIARELNISPSTVSRALADRWDVNPETRRAVLEVAERLHYHPNPISLSLKQRQTMSIGVIVPEFFNSFFAEVITGIQEVMEPQGYHILISQSNEIAATELKNLLAMDAKMVDGIIISVTQDSESADFLTQLQEKRVPLVFFNRLCPGVEAPHVIFDDYKWAFNAVEHLIRQGYKRIAHLAGPKRLLLSQERERGYRNALQAHGVSAIEELVIPGGISMESGQKAAAELLKMHPRPDAVFAVNDPAAIGMMKTLQKAGIRIPDEIAFVGFSESQSALIIEPNLTSVAQPTFEMGRVAAKLLLEQIRNYSETIGPHQSISLQGKLNIRESSQRKDQMHIQ comes from the coding sequence ATGCCCGATTTTTGTTATATTTACAAGCAACTTACACTTTTCGACTCCATGTTGAAACACAGAGCCACCATAAAGGACATCGCCCGCGAGCTCAACATTTCTCCGTCCACCGTATCAAGAGCACTTGCAGACAGATGGGATGTCAATCCCGAAACCCGCAGAGCCGTTCTTGAAGTAGCGGAGCGGTTACATTATCATCCGAATCCGATTTCATTAAGCCTAAAACAACGGCAGACAATGTCCATCGGAGTAATCGTCCCCGAATTTTTCAACTCATTCTTTGCAGAAGTGATCACAGGAATTCAGGAAGTGATGGAGCCGCAAGGATACCATATCCTGATCAGCCAGTCAAACGAAATCGCAGCAACGGAACTGAAAAACCTGCTGGCCATGGATGCCAAAATGGTCGACGGAATCATTATCTCCGTAACACAGGATTCGGAAAGCGCCGATTTCCTGACACAATTACAGGAAAAACGCGTTCCGCTCGTCTTTTTCAATCGGCTTTGTCCGGGGGTCGAGGCTCCTCATGTTATATTTGACGATTATAAATGGGCGTTCAATGCCGTGGAGCACCTAATCCGGCAAGGCTACAAACGGATCGCACACCTTGCAGGACCTAAAAGACTGCTGCTTTCGCAAGAGCGGGAACGGGGATACAGGAATGCTTTGCAGGCTCACGGGGTTTCGGCAATCGAAGAGCTGGTCATTCCGGGAGGCATCTCGATGGAAAGCGGACAAAAGGCGGCGGCGGAACTGCTAAAAATGCATCCCCGTCCCGATGCCGTTTTTGCCGTCAACGATCCGGCAGCGATCGGGATGATGAAAACCTTACAAAAAGCCGGAATCCGAATCCCCGATGAAATTGCATTCGTCGGATTCTCCGAATCTCAAAGCGCCTTAATAATTGAACCCAATCTAACGAGTGTAGCGCAGCCGACTTTCGAAATGGGCCGCGTCGCTGCAAAACTGTTGCTGGAACAGATTCGTAATTATTCGGAGACCATCGGACCGCATCAATCCATCAGTTTGCAGGGAAAACTCAATATCCGGGAATCGTCACAGCGCAAGGACCAAATGCATATTCAATAA